The following proteins are encoded in a genomic region of Streptococcus constellatus subsp. constellatus:
- a CDS encoding ATP-binding protein: protein MAYPIKYIENNLVWNKDGECYAYYELVPYNYSFLSPEQKIQVHDSFRQLIAQNRDGKIHALQISTESSIRSAQERSKNEVTGKLKAVAYDKIDQQTDALISMIGENQVNYRFFIGFKLLLNDQEFSMKSLTVEAKNALSDFVYDVNHKLMGDFVSMSNDEILRFQKMEKLLENKISRRFKIRRLDKDDFGYLIEHLYGQTGTAYEEYEYHLSKKKLDNETLIKYYDLIKPTRCLVEEKQRYLKIQQEDETVYVAYFTINSIVGELDFPSSEIFYYQQQQFTFPIDTSMNVEIVANRKALSTVRNKKKELKDLDNHAWQSDNETSSNVAEALESVNELETNLDQSKESMYKLSYVVRVSANDLDELKRRCNEVKDFYDDLSVKLVRPFGDMLGLHEEFLPASKRYMNDYIQYVTSDFLAGLGFGATQMLGENEGIYVGYSLDTGRNVYLKPALASQGVKGSVTNALASAFVGSLGGGKSFANNLIVYYAVLYGAQAVIVDPKAERGRWKETLPEISHEINIVTLTSDEKNKGLLDPYVIMKNPKDSESLAIDILTFLTGISSRDGERFPILRKAIRAVTNSEVRGLMKVIEELRVENTPLSTSIADHIESFTDYDFAHLLFSNGYVEQSISLEKQLNIIQVADLVLPDKETSFEEYTTMELLSVAMLIVISTFALDFIHTDRSIFKIVDLDEAWSFLQVAQGKTLSMKLVRAGRAMNAGVYFVTQNTDDLLDEKLKNNLGLKFAFRSTDLNEIKKTLAFFGVDPEDENNQKRLRDLENGQCLISDLYGRVGVIQFHPVFEELLHAFDTRPPVRKEV, encoded by the coding sequence ATGGCATATCCAATTAAATACATTGAAAACAATCTCGTCTGGAATAAAGACGGGGAATGTTATGCTTACTATGAGCTTGTTCCTTACAATTACTCATTTCTAAGTCCAGAACAGAAAATACAAGTGCATGATTCTTTCAGACAGCTTATCGCACAAAATCGTGATGGCAAAATTCATGCTTTACAAATCAGTACAGAATCCAGCATACGTTCTGCACAAGAGCGTTCCAAAAATGAAGTCACTGGCAAGCTCAAAGCGGTTGCCTATGACAAAATCGACCAACAGACAGACGCTTTAATATCCATGATTGGCGAAAATCAAGTGAACTACCGTTTCTTTATCGGCTTTAAGTTGCTTCTCAACGATCAGGAGTTTTCTATGAAAAGTCTTACCGTTGAAGCAAAAAATGCTTTGTCTGATTTTGTCTATGATGTGAACCATAAGCTGATGGGCGATTTTGTTAGTATGAGTAATGATGAAATCCTGCGTTTTCAGAAGATGGAAAAGCTCTTAGAAAATAAAATCTCTCGTCGTTTCAAAATCCGCAGGTTAGATAAGGACGACTTCGGCTATCTGATTGAACACCTTTACGGACAGACAGGCACTGCCTATGAAGAGTATGAGTACCATCTATCAAAGAAAAAGCTGGATAATGAAACGCTGATTAAATACTATGACTTGATTAAGCCTACTCGCTGTTTGGTGGAAGAAAAACAGCGATATTTGAAAATCCAGCAGGAAGATGAAACCGTCTATGTAGCTTACTTTACCATTAACAGCATTGTCGGAGAACTGGACTTCCCGTCCTCTGAAATCTTCTACTACCAGCAACAGCAATTTACATTCCCGATTGATACGTCAATGAATGTGGAAATTGTAGCGAATCGTAAAGCCCTATCTACTGTCCGCAATAAAAAGAAAGAACTGAAAGACTTGGATAACCACGCTTGGCAAAGTGATAATGAAACCAGCTCCAATGTGGCGGAAGCTCTGGAAAGTGTGAATGAGCTGGAAACCAATTTAGACCAAAGCAAGGAATCTATGTACAAGCTGTCTTATGTGGTAAGGGTATCAGCAAATGATCTTGACGAACTCAAACGTCGTTGTAATGAAGTGAAAGATTTTTATGACGATTTAAGCGTAAAACTGGTACGACCATTTGGGGATATGCTCGGCTTACATGAAGAATTTTTACCTGCCAGCAAGCGTTATATGAATGATTATATTCAATACGTGACCTCTGATTTCCTCGCTGGTTTAGGTTTTGGTGCTACTCAAATGCTGGGGGAAAATGAGGGGATTTATGTTGGCTACAGCTTAGATACTGGACGCAATGTCTATCTGAAACCTGCTCTTGCCAGTCAAGGGGTTAAGGGTTCAGTAACCAATGCGTTAGCGTCGGCTTTTGTTGGTTCGCTGGGTGGTGGTAAATCCTTTGCGAATAACCTTATCGTCTATTATGCGGTGCTTTATGGGGCACAAGCAGTGATTGTAGACCCAAAAGCAGAACGTGGCAGATGGAAAGAAACCTTGCCAGAGATTTCCCATGAAATCAATATCGTCACTCTGACTTCTGATGAGAAAAACAAAGGCTTACTTGACCCTTATGTGATTATGAAAAATCCCAAAGATTCTGAATCACTGGCTATTGATATTCTGACATTCCTTACGGGGATTTCCTCTCGTGATGGGGAACGCTTCCCAATCCTTAGAAAAGCCATTCGTGCAGTAACCAATAGTGAAGTACGAGGGTTGATGAAAGTGATTGAGGAATTACGGGTTGAGAATACGCCACTAAGTACCAGTATAGCCGACCATATCGAAAGTTTTACAGACTATGACTTTGCACATTTATTATTCAGTAATGGTTATGTGGAGCAGTCTATCAGCTTAGAAAAACAACTGAACATTATACAGGTTGCGGACTTGGTACTTCCCGACAAGGAAACTTCCTTTGAGGAATATACCACTATGGAGCTTTTATCCGTTGCTATGCTGATTGTCATTAGTACCTTTGCTTTAGACTTTATCCATACAGACCGAAGCATTTTCAAGATTGTAGATTTAGACGAAGCATGGAGCTTTTTACAGGTAGCACAAGGAAAAACACTATCTATGAAGCTGGTTCGGGCTGGTCGTGCTATGAACGCTGGGGTATATTTCGTGACCCAAAATACAGACGACCTCTTAGATGAAAAACTGAAAAATAACCTCGGCTTAAAATTTGCATTTCGTTCCACTGACCTTAACGAGATTAAAAAGACCTTAGCCTTTTTTGGTGTAGACCCAGAGGACGAAAACAATCAGAAGCGATTGCGTGATTTGGAAAACGGGCAATGCCTTATCAGTGATTTATATGGTCGTGTCGGTGTGATACAGTTCCACCCTGTATTTGAAGAACTGCTCCATGCCTTTGATACCAGACCACCTGTGCGAAAAGAGGTGTAA
- a CDS encoding conjugal transfer protein, translating into MKKIRSYTSIWSVEKVLYSINDFRLPFPITFTQMTWFVVSLFAVMILGNLPPLSMIEGAFLKYFGIPVAFTWFMSTKTFDGKKPYGFLKSVIAYALRPKLTYAGKKVTLGRNQPQEAITAVRSEFYGISN; encoded by the coding sequence ATGAAGAAAATACGAAGCTATACCAGTATCTGGTCTGTGGAAAAGGTACTGTATTCTATCAATGATTTTAGACTTCCGTTTCCCATAACCTTTACGCAAATGACATGGTTTGTCGTGTCACTCTTTGCAGTGATGATACTTGGCAACTTGCCCCCTCTTTCCATGATAGAGGGAGCATTTCTCAAATACTTTGGGATTCCTGTGGCTTTCACATGGTTTATGTCTACAAAAACTTTTGATGGTAAAAAGCCTTATGGATTTTTGAAGTCTGTCATTGCTTATGCACTGCGACCAAAGCTGACCTATGCAGGAAAAAAAGTAACGCTTGGCAGAAACCAGCCACAAGAAGCCATTACAGCAGTTAGGAGTGAATTTTATGGCATATCCAATTAA
- a CDS encoding antirestriction protein ArdA: protein MDDMQVYIANLGKYNEGELVGAWFTFPIDFEEVKEKIGLNDEYEEYAIHDYELPFTVDEYTSIGELNRLWEMVSELPEELQSELSALLTHFSSIEELSEHQEDIIIHSDCDDMYDVARYYIEETGALGEVPASLQNYIDYQAYGRDLDLSGTFISTNHGIFEIVY from the coding sequence ATGGACGATATGCAAGTCTATATTGCGAATTTAGGCAAATACAATGAGGGCGAATTGGTCGGTGCGTGGTTTACCTTTCCCATTGACTTTGAGGAAGTCAAAGAGAAAATCGGCTTGAATGATGAATATGAGGAATACGCCATTCATGACTACGAGTTACCCTTTACGGTTGACGAATACACTTCCATTGGCGAACTCAATCGACTATGGGAAATGGTATCGGAATTACCCGAAGAATTACAATCGGAGCTATCTGCTCTGCTCACTCATTTTTCAAGCATTGAAGAACTAAGCGAACATCAAGAGGATATTATCATTCATTCCGATTGTGATGATATGTATGACGTGGCACGCTACTACATTGAAGAAACGGGTGCTTTAGGCGAAGTACCAGCTAGTCTTCAAAACTATATTGATTATCAAGCCTATGGTCGGGATTTAGACCTTTCAGGAACGTTTATCTCAACCAATCATGGGATTTTTGAAATCGTCTATTAA
- the mobT gene encoding MobT family relaxase: MEGFLLNEQTWLQHLKEKRLAYGLSQNRLAVATGITRQYLSDIETGKVKPSEDLQQSLWEALERFNPDAPLEMLFDYVRIRFPTTDVQQVVENILQLKLSYFLHEDYGFYSYSEHYALGDIFVLCSHELDKGVLVELKGRGCRQFESYLLAQQRSWYEFFMDVLVAGGVMKRLDLAINDKTGILNIPVLTEKCQQEECISVFRSFKSYRSGELVRKEEKECMGNTLYIGSLQSEVYFCIYEKDYEQYKKNDIPIEDAEVKNRFEIRLKNERAYYAVRDLLVYDNPEHTAFKIINRYIRFVDKDDSKPRSDWKLNEEWAWFIGNNRERLKLTTKPEPYSFQRTLNWLSHQVAPTLKVAIKLDEINQTQVVKDILDHAKLTDRHKQILKQQSVKEQDVITTKK; encoded by the coding sequence TTGGAGGGATTTTTACTGAATGAACAAACTTGGTTACAGCATTTAAAAGAAAAACGCTTGGCTTATGGACTATCTCAAAACCGTTTAGCTGTTGCGACTGGTATTACAAGGCAGTATCTAAGCGATATTGAAACAGGAAAAGTCAAGCCATCAGAGGATTTACAGCAGTCCCTTTGGGAAGCTCTGGAACGCTTCAATCCCGACGCTCCCCTTGAAATGCTGTTTGATTATGTAAGAATTCGCTTTCCGACAACAGACGTACAGCAGGTGGTCGAAAACATCTTACAACTGAAACTGTCCTATTTTCTTCATGAGGACTATGGTTTCTATTCTTATTCAGAGCATTATGCTTTAGGCGACATATTCGTCCTTTGCTCCCATGAACTGGACAAAGGAGTTCTGGTGGAATTGAAAGGTCGTGGGTGCAGACAATTTGAAAGCTATCTTCTGGCACAACAAAGAAGCTGGTATGAGTTCTTTATGGACGTTTTGGTGGCTGGCGGTGTGATGAAACGCCTTGACCTTGCCATTAACGATAAGACAGGGATTTTAAATATCCCTGTACTCACTGAAAAGTGCCAACAGGAAGAATGTATCTCCGTCTTCCGCAGTTTTAAAAGCTATCGCAGTGGCGAACTGGTACGCAAAGAGGAAAAGGAATGTATGGGAAACACCCTCTATATCGGTTCATTACAAAGTGAAGTTTATTTCTGTATCTATGAAAAGGACTACGAGCAGTACAAGAAAAATGATATTCCCATTGAAGACGCAGAAGTAAAAAACCGTTTTGAGATTCGATTGAAAAATGAGCGTGCCTATTATGCAGTCCGTGATTTACTCGTCTATGACAATCCAGAGCATACCGCCTTTAAAATTATCAATCGGTATATCCGTTTTGTAGATAAAGACGATTCCAAACCTCGTTCTGATTGGAAACTGAATGAAGAATGGGCTTGGTTTATTGGGAACAATCGTGAACGATTAAAACTAACCACAAAACCAGAGCCTTACTCCTTCCAAAGGACGCTGAACTGGCTATCTCATCAAGTTGCCCCGACCTTAAAGGTTGCGATTAAACTTGATGAAATCAACCAGACGCAGGTTGTAAAAGACATTCTCGACCATGCGAAACTGACAGACCGACACAAGCAGATTTTGAAGCAACAGTCAGTAAAAGAACAGGACGTGATAACAACAAAAAAATAA
- a CDS encoding FtsK/SpoIIIE domain-containing protein — MKQRGKRIRPSGKDLVFHFTIASLLPVFLLVVGLFHVKTIQQINWQDFNLSQADKIDIPYLIISFSVAILICLLVAFVFKRVRYDTVKQLYHRQKLAKMILENKWYESEQVKTEGFFKDSAGRTKEKITYFPKMYYRLKNGLIQIRVEITLGKYQDQLLHLEKKLESGLYCELTDKELKDSYVEYTLLYDTIASRISIDEVEAKDGKLRLMKNVWWEYDKLPHMLIAGGTGGGKTYFILTLIEALLHTDSKLYILDPKNADLADLGSVMANVYYRKEDLLSCIETFYEEMMKRSEEMKQMKNYKTGKNYAYLGLPAHFLIFDEYVAFMEMLGTKENTAVMNKLKQIVMLGRQAGFFLILACQRPDAKYLGDGIRDQFNFRVALGRMSEMGYGMMFGSDVQKDFFLKRIKGRGYVDVGTSVISEFYTPLVPKGYDFLEEIKKLSNSRQSTQATCEAEVAGVD, encoded by the coding sequence ATGAAACAGCGTGGTAAAAGGATTCGCCCATCTGGTAAAGATTTAGTCTTTCATTTTACGATAGCGTCACTCCTGCCTGTTTTCCTGCTGGTTGTCGGACTGTTTCATGTGAAGACAATCCAGCAGATCAACTGGCAGGATTTTAACCTATCACAAGCAGATAAGATTGACATTCCCTATTTAATTATCAGTTTCAGTGTCGCAATTCTTATCTGCTTGCTGGTAGCGTTTGTATTCAAACGGGTTCGCTATGATACGGTTAAACAACTTTACCACCGTCAAAAACTGGCAAAGATGATACTTGAAAACAAGTGGTATGAATCTGAACAGGTCAAAACAGAGGGTTTCTTTAAAGATAGTGCTGGTCGTACAAAGGAAAAGATAACCTACTTCCCTAAAATGTATTATCGACTTAAAAATGGCTTGATACAGATACGGGTGGAAATCACGCTGGGAAAATATCAAGACCAACTCTTACACTTGGAAAAGAAATTAGAGAGTGGCTTGTACTGTGAGCTGACGGATAAAGAGTTAAAGGATTCCTATGTGGAATATACTTTGCTCTATGACACCATAGCCAGTCGTATTTCTATTGATGAAGTAGAAGCTAAAGATGGTAAACTTCGCTTAATGAAAAACGTATGGTGGGAATATGATAAGCTCCCTCATATGTTGATTGCTGGTGGTACAGGTGGCGGTAAAACTTACTTTATACTGACACTGATTGAAGCCTTGCTTCATACAGATTCAAAACTGTATATTCTTGACCCGAAAAATGCTGATCTTGCGGACTTAGGTTCTGTGATGGCAAATGTCTACTATAGAAAAGAAGACTTGCTTTCTTGCATTGAAACATTCTATGAAGAAATGATGAAACGTAGTGAGGAAATGAAGCAGATGAAGAACTATAAGACTGGCAAAAATTATGCTTACTTAGGTCTCCCGGCACACTTCTTAATCTTTGATGAATACGTCGCTTTCATGGAAATGCTGGGAACAAAAGAAAACACCGCAGTTATGAATAAGCTGAAACAGATTGTCATGTTAGGTCGTCAAGCTGGCTTCTTTCTAATACTGGCTTGTCAACGTCCAGACGCAAAATATTTAGGCGACGGAATCCGTGATCAGTTTAATTTCAGAGTGGCTTTAGGTCGTATGTCTGAAATGGGCTATGGCATGATGTTTGGCAGTGACGTACAAAAGGATTTCTTCTTAAAGCGAATCAAAGGTCGTGGCTATGTTGATGTAGGAACAAGTGTCATATCAGAGTTTTATACTCCCCTTGTACCAAAAGGATATGATTTCTTGGAGGAAATTAAAAAGTTATCCAACAGCAGACAGTCCACGCAGGCGACGTGCGAAGCGGAAGTCGCAGGTGTGGACTGA
- a CDS encoding YdcP family protein yields the protein MMRLANGIVLDKDTTFGELKFSALRREVRIQNEDGSVSDEIKERTYDLKSKGQGRMIQVSIPASVPLKEFDYNARVELINPIADTVATATYQGADVDWYIKADDIVLTKDSSSFKAQPQAKKEPTQDK from the coding sequence ATGATGAGATTAGCAAATGGCATTGTATTAGATAAAGACACGACTTTTGGAGAATTGAAATTCTCTGCTCTACGTCGTGAAGTGAGAATCCAAAATGAAGACGGGTCGGTTTCAGATGAAATCAAGGAACGTACCTATGACTTAAAATCCAAAGGACAAGGACGCATGATTCAAGTAAGTATTCCTGCCAGCGTGCCTTTGAAAGAGTTTGATTATAACGCACGGGTGGAACTTATCAATCCCATTGCGGACACCGTTGCTACTGCCACCTATCAAGGAGCAGATGTTGACTGGTATATCAAGGCAGACGATATTGTGCTGACAAAGGATTCTAGTTCATTCAAAGCTCAACCACAAGCAAAGAAAGAACCGACACAAGACAAATAG
- a CDS encoding YdcP family protein — MELKFVIPNMEKTFGNLEFAGEDKVVQRRINGRLTVLSRSYNLYSDVQRADDIVVVLPAEAGEKHFGFEERVKLVNPRITAEGYKIGTRGFTNYLLHADDMIKE; from the coding sequence ATGGAACTTAAATTTGTGATTCCCAACATGGAAAAAACATTCGGCAATTTAGAATTTGCTGGCGAGGATAAAGTCGTTCAGCGAAGAATCAACGGACGGCTAACTGTCTTATCAAGAAGCTATAATCTCTATTCTGATGTTCAAAGAGCAGATGATATTGTGGTGGTGCTTCCTGCTGAAGCTGGCGAAAAACATTTCGGCTTTGAGGAACGTGTGAAGTTAGTCAATCCACGTATTACCGCAGAGGGCTACAAAATCGGCACTCGTGGTTTTACAAATTACCTTTTACATGCTGACGACATGATAAAAGAATAA
- a CDS encoding ABC transporter ATP-binding protein encodes MLSLQNLVLKFDGESILENVNLNFKPGEVTVITGHSGTGKSSLLKVINGIIPEYDCGDVKGDVLYKDKSLLGMSILERSKFISTVFQNPKTQFYCINSTDELAFQLENRCIERNLILDKIHYYSDVLGSKDLLDKNIFELSGGEKQLIAITASGISENEIILLDEPSSSLDYESIKNLKRAIIELKIA; translated from the coding sequence ATGCTTAGTTTACAAAATTTAGTATTAAAGTTTGATGGAGAAAGCATATTAGAAAATGTAAATCTAAATTTCAAACCCGGAGAGGTAACTGTTATAACGGGACACTCAGGTACGGGGAAAAGTAGTTTGTTAAAAGTAATAAACGGCATTATTCCCGAATATGATTGTGGAGATGTAAAAGGAGATGTTTTATACAAGGACAAATCTTTATTAGGGATGAGTATATTAGAACGATCCAAGTTTATATCTACAGTGTTTCAAAATCCTAAAACACAGTTTTATTGTATCAATTCCACAGATGAATTGGCTTTTCAATTAGAAAATAGATGTATAGAAAGAAATTTAATTTTAGATAAAATACACTATTATTCAGATGTTTTAGGTAGTAAAGATTTGTTAGACAAGAATATTTTTGAACTGTCCGGTGGAGAGAAGCAGTTAATTGCTATAACTGCTAGTGGAATTTCAGAAAATGAAATTATTCTTTTAGATGAACCATCTTCATCTTTGGATTATGAATCAATTAAGAACTTAAAAAGAGCTATTATTGAGCTAAAAATAGCATAA
- a CDS encoding energy-coupling factor transporter transmembrane component T → MTIKLDFRTKLFMTIVLSYVMVLGNIQVKYFLQALIISVIPIVLLINTKHTRVAIIGMATLVFVYGADRFLMKLEYSPLVAILLILVMVVKKILPAFLMGKYTILTSNVGESIYSLKKMKCPDEIAIPLTVMVRFFYAARIDYSQIKKAMRLRGLTLKKLIKNPILLFEYRLVPLLMCLSKTADDLTVSAMTKGLAVNQKRTSISESRIGGIDCIFFVIMVWAIYLYIRGKYA, encoded by the coding sequence ATGACAATCAAACTTGATTTTCGTACAAAACTTTTTATGACAATAGTTCTTTCATATGTGATGGTTTTAGGCAATATTCAAGTAAAGTATTTCTTGCAAGCCCTTATAATATCCGTAATTCCGATAGTGCTTTTAATAAATACAAAACATACAAGAGTAGCTATTATTGGGATGGCTACTCTTGTGTTCGTTTATGGTGCTGATAGATTTTTAATGAAATTAGAATACAGTCCCTTGGTAGCGATTTTACTGATATTAGTAATGGTTGTTAAGAAAATACTTCCCGCATTTTTAATGGGGAAATATACCATACTCACATCAAATGTAGGGGAAAGTATTTATTCATTGAAAAAAATGAAATGTCCCGATGAAATAGCAATACCATTGACTGTGATGGTTCGTTTCTTTTATGCCGCAAGGATTGATTATAGCCAGATAAAAAAAGCCATGCGTTTGAGAGGACTAACGCTTAAAAAGTTAATAAAAAATCCAATTCTATTATTTGAATATAGATTAGTGCCACTATTGATGTGTTTGTCTAAGACGGCAGATGATTTAACAGTATCCGCAATGACAAAAGGGTTAGCTGTTAATCAAAAGCGAACAAGTATTAGTGAATCACGCATTGGTGGCATTGATTGCATATTTTTTGTGATAATGGTATGGGCAATCTATTTATATATAAGGGGTAAGTATGCTTAG
- a CDS encoding MptD family putative ECF transporter S component, which translates to MSKRLEVKDLINIGLFSVLGFVFMMIGSFLGMVPVLMPVVPFAQGVLVGPVNMLYSTKIKKRGMVFIQSLLIALVYVAMGHGPWALLTAVIAGIIAEVILKSGEYTDVNKARLAFSVAPLCTLGNWLPIFISRNEYVKQMLERGYKQEFIDKMLSVMPNWIIVVMAIGGIIGAYIGCSIGMAFLKKHFKKAGMEK; encoded by the coding sequence ATGAGTAAACGATTAGAAGTAAAGGATTTAATCAACATAGGATTATTTTCTGTATTAGGTTTTGTATTTATGATGATTGGATCATTTTTAGGAATGGTTCCAGTTTTAATGCCGGTTGTTCCATTTGCACAGGGAGTTTTAGTAGGACCTGTAAATATGCTGTATTCCACAAAGATTAAAAAAAGAGGAATGGTGTTTATTCAATCATTACTTATTGCATTAGTATATGTTGCTATGGGACATGGACCTTGGGCATTATTGACCGCTGTTATTGCTGGTATTATTGCTGAAGTTATTTTGAAATCAGGAGAATATACGGATGTTAATAAGGCAAGATTAGCATTTTCTGTTGCTCCACTTTGCACATTAGGAAATTGGTTGCCAATTTTTATATCAAGAAATGAATATGTCAAGCAGATGTTAGAGCGAGGATATAAACAAGAATTTATTGATAAGATGCTTAGTGTAATGCCGAATTGGATTATTGTCGTAATGGCAATAGGTGGAATTATAGGAGCATATATTGGTTGTAGTATAGGTATGGCTTTCCTAAAAAAACATTTTAAAAAGGCTGGTATGGAAAAATAA
- a CDS encoding TetR/AcrR family transcriptional regulator: MKEEKQKVGQIRKKEIREAAKKCFLNKGFQLTTMEDVITEVGMSRGGVYHHYGNTNEMFKDLMLDGNDYRNNLINEYLKNNRGKDKYQQMGDILVDKSLADTELMRLYTLLLQAKKYNQDLEKLYQELKLNTTNELSLIAKQLGIKADIFGDGFLVNYINAMILSSEVLCARNSFSQHKKYIKETMVNYIVDIDKR, encoded by the coding sequence TTGAAAGAAGAAAAACAAAAAGTTGGACAAATTAGAAAAAAAGAGATTCGAGAAGCTGCAAAGAAATGCTTTCTAAATAAAGGGTTTCAACTTACAACAATGGAAGATGTTATCACAGAGGTAGGAATGAGTAGAGGAGGTGTCTATCATCATTATGGTAATACAAACGAAATGTTTAAAGACTTAATGCTTGATGGTAATGATTATAGAAACAACTTGATAAATGAGTATTTAAAAAACAATCGAGGAAAAGATAAATATCAGCAAATGGGTGATATTTTGGTTGATAAGTCGCTGGCTGATACAGAATTGATGAGATTGTATACACTCCTTTTACAAGCAAAAAAATATAATCAGGATTTGGAAAAATTGTATCAAGAATTGAAACTTAATACGACTAATGAGCTAAGTTTAATCGCCAAGCAGCTTGGAATTAAGGCAGATATATTTGGTGACGGTTTTTTAGTGAATTATATCAATGCGATGATATTAAGTTCTGAAGTTCTCTGTGCAAGAAATTCTTTTTCACAACATAAAAAATATATAAAAGAAACAATGGTAAATTACATTGTTGATATTGACAAGAGATAG